The stretch of DNA CTGCTCCGGCCCTGGTCCTCATGGCGTTGGTGGCGGCGGTGCCCATCGGCTATGCGCTCTGGCTGTCCCTGAACCAGTACAGCGTCCGCACTGCCGGTCTATCCCGCTTCGTCGGCCTGGAAAACTACATCACGGCCCTCAGCGGACCGCACTGGTGGGCCGCCTTCGGCCAGACCTTCCTCTTCGCAGGACTTTCGGTCTCGCTCGAGCTGGTGCTCGGCACGGCCATGGCATTGCTGCTCAACCTCGCCTTCAAGGGCCGCGCACTCTTGCGGACCGTGGTCCTGCTGCCCTACGCGGTGGTGACCGTGGTCAGCGCCATCACCTGGGAAACAATGTTCCAGCCCAACCTGGGCCTGGTCACCAACGTGCTATCGACCCTGGGCCTGCCCGGCGGGGACGTGGTCTGGCTCGGCGAGCACGGTTACGCGATGGCCGTGATTGTGCTTGCCGACGTCTGGAAAACGACGCCGTTCGCTGCCCTGATCATCCTGGCCGGCCTGCAGGTCATCTCCGCAGAGACCTACGAGGCGGCCGAACTCGACGGCGCCAACAAGTGGCAGGCCTTCCTCAACATCACCCTGCCGCTGCTCCGTCCTGCGATCGTTCTCGCAGCGATCTTCCGCAGCATGGATGCCCTGCGCGTCTTCGACCTTCCGTTTGTGCTCACCCGAGGTGCCAACGGGACCGAGTCCATGTCCATGCTGGCGTACACCCAGCTGCGCGAAAACCGCCTGGTGGGCGAAGGATCGGCGCTGTCCATCCTGACCTTCCTCACCGTCATGGCCGTGTCGGTTGTCTACATCCGCTTCGCCGGCGGCAACATCCGCGAAGTCGCCAAGGAGGAACAATTAGCACACTGACTGCACAGCGCACGACGGCGGCACCCGCCGCCCCCGGCAGGGCACCGAAGCGGAGGCTCCGCGGCGAGGAGAAGCTCCACCCGCTCGTCTGGGTCTTCGTCATTGCCGTCATGTGCTTCTCGCTCATACCGTTCTACTGGCTGGTCAACACCTCCCTCAAGAAGGGCGTGAGCCTGTCCAAGGGCGAACTCTTTCC from Pseudarthrobacter siccitolerans encodes:
- a CDS encoding carbohydrate ABC transporter permease; the encoded protein is MATRSLAASRGVNSRGENSRDRAERRLAFRMTAPALVLMALVAAVPIGYALWLSLNQYSVRTAGLSRFVGLENYITALSGPHWWAAFGQTFLFAGLSVSLELVLGTAMALLLNLAFKGRALLRTVVLLPYAVVTVVSAITWETMFQPNLGLVTNVLSTLGLPGGDVVWLGEHGYAMAVIVLADVWKTTPFAALIILAGLQVISAETYEAAELDGANKWQAFLNITLPLLRPAIVLAAIFRSMDALRVFDLPFVLTRGANGTESMSMLAYTQLRENRLVGEGSALSILTFLTVMAVSVVYIRFAGGNIREVAKEEQLAH